In the genome of Candidatus Nitrosocosmicus arcticus, the window CAGTATAATCAAGTAGAATAAGAGAACCTTTTTCCAATGTCATAAAATTCGCTATTAATTTTCCCTATATTAAGTTTGACAATAAAACAAAAAATATAGTTTTATAATTTTGAAATAGCTTTGTTGATGGCGCCTGACGGAACATCGAAGTTCATCATTCTCAATGCAGACTCTATGGCAGATAATGTCCTGACTACATGGTATTTACTAACTTCCCCCATTGATCCGATTCTAAAAACTTTACCTTTGAGATTTCCAAACCCACCTGCGATTAGAATTTTAAACTCATTAGACAAAAGATCTCTGAATTTCTTGTCGTCTACTCCAGGTAGATAATTAACAGCGATAACGACGTTACTGCGTGCATCAAGTTTTGCGTAGGGAGTCAACCCCATTGCTCCCAAACCTTCGTAGAAGGCATCTGCACACCTTTTATGTCGCTCAACCCTATTTGCCAACCCCTCCTCAAATATTAGATTAAGGGCTTCATCATAAGCATAACACAACGGTAATGCAGGAGTAAAGGGTGTTTCATAATGTTCCTGATAATATTTGAAATATCTTTTGAGGTTGAAATAGAGAATCGGTGCAGAATTCTCCTGTATGTACTTCTTAGCCTTTGAACTTACTGAAATCGGGGAAACCCCAGGAGGAGCGGCTATAGCCTTTTGAGAAGCTGTAAGGCATATATCGATATTCCACTTATCCACTGGCAATTCATCACCACCTAATATAGATACAGAATCTGCAATGAAGAAACAATCTTTTCTGGAGCACAAGTCACCTAACTTGTCCATATACCTAATTGTCGTTCCTGTCGAAGTTTCGTTGTATACTGCATACACTGCTTTGATATCTTTATGTTCATCAAAAACTTGTTCGAATTTTTCGAAAGGAGGGTTCTCACCAAATGGCGATTCAATTCTTATAGATTTCCCCCCCCAACTATCAATTAAATCTGCCAATCTTGTACTAAATTCACCATTAACAGGAATTACCACCTTATCATCTTTTTTTATAAGGTTTACGACTGATGCCTCTACGGCACCAGTACCAGAGGAAGATAATAAAACTATATCACCTTGTGTTTGAAATAGCTTTTGAGTTTTTTCTATGATCGATCTATACAATATTCTAAAATCTTCACTTCTATGATTAATTATAGGAGCTAACATAGCATTCATGACTCTGTTGGGAACATTGGTCGGTCCTGGCAACATTACTAGATATTCCATAGCAACTTTCAAAATTACAGGAAGCCTACCCGTTATTTATAAGTAATTCATTTGCTCTGGTCTTACATGAGGAGAGGTATTTGAATCAGCATAATACAAGGCGACAAAAATTAATCAGACTCATAAATACTCAAAGAGAAAAACAAGAGAATACCAATAATATGGTCATGATTCTAGACAAGCCCGAAGACATCTTCTATTTCACGGGTTTCTGGGGCGAAGGTATTTTGGTTATACCAGAAACTTTAAGTACAAAATTAATAGTGCCAAAACTAGAGTACACGCGAGCTTTAAGAAGGTCCCAGGATTGCGATGTGATTTCATCAGAAAGAGGCAAAACCTTAACTGATTCCTTGTTGAATCAGTTAAATGAGAATAATGTTGTCTTCTATAACAATAATAATTACCATATCATCAAGGAACTTGGAAAAAAAATAAGCAAAAGGAATCTTGTAGTTGACTATAACCCAGTAGAGAAGCTTAGGGAAATAAAAGACGCTCAAGAAATTGACAAGATAAAGAAAGCTTCTAACATGATTGATAGACTTTTTGGAGTTGCTATCAATGAAATTAAAGTAAATAGATCCGAGGAAGAAATTCAAGCTATCCTTGTATACGAGGCCATGAAAATGGGTGCCAAATTTCCTTTTTATCAATTTACCTCAAACCCACTGATAATTGCAAGCGGCTCGCAAGCCTCGTTTCCACATGCAGAGACATCCAAAAGAACGATTGAAAACGATGAATTCATAGTGCTAGACATTACTTTAAGTTATGACCATTACGTTTCTGATGCGACTAGAACGTTTGGAATAGGAAGAATATCCAATAAGATGAAGAGCGTTTATGATATTGTTAAAGCTGCGCAGGAAAATGGAATTAGACGGTTATCAGAAACTGATAATTTCGCAGTGGTTGATGCAGCCTGCAGGGATACAATTCAAAAGGAAGGGTTTGGAGAATATTTTATTCACTCTACTGGGCACGGCGTTGGCTTAGAGGTCCACGAATTGCCTTGGATAAGGCCCAAAATAACAAGTCGTATCCAAGAAAATATGACGATAACCATAGAGCCTGGCATATACTTAGAAAATAAATTCGGTGTAAGGATAGAGGACAGTTTATGTATAGTTAAAAGAAAGAATGCAAAAATTGGGCAAGATTTTGATGCGCTTAATTTTCATTCGTTTGACAAAGAGTTGATCATCCTATGATTGGCTTTGAGGAGATTAATAAAAACAAATAAAGAAGCCTAAATACCATCAGAAAAAGATGTAATTGGGGATGAAGTAATTAGCTGCTCCAGTCTGAGTATCACAATGATGACCCTGCGACGAACTGACCCAATCAATCAAAACGAAACTATGCAAAAGTTATCAACATGACGTTTTATGATAAGCAAAATGCTTTGAAATGGGGATAAACTTTTCTATCTTAATATGATTATTGTAAACATTTCTCAACCAGTAAAAGAAAACAGTACATTCATTATATACATCTAGATTTGTCCATCCTCTTTCGTCATCTATTCGAATAAATGTGAATATGCTTAAGAACAAAAAAGGAGGAGGAGGAGGAGTTGGAATATGGGTTTGATTCTGTTTTTTGTTATTCTATGTTCTTGAATGGTAAATTGCGATGAATTTTACAGAAATTTAATATTTGGATTTTAATTAGGAATCAACTATTTAGTCGAGATAATTTATCTATGAGTGACTCAGAGCGACTCTTTCATTTAAAATCTTCTCAACATCTTTGGTTTTAGTAATTCCGGATGCTCTTTTAAGTATCCAATTTTCTGTAAAATATCTTGCTTGTCTTTAGGGAGCGTCCCACCAATGGAGTATACATTAGAAGCATGATTGGCCCTAAAAATCAGTTTATAACTTACACTTATACCATTAATCAAACGGTTCAATTCATCCAATATATCTAAATCGTCAAGTGGGATGAATGGTTCTTTGAACTTTGTATAAAACTCCTTTTCGACGCCAGGTTCCATATAAAGAGTTAATGCTCCTATATAATCCGGCTCTATCTCATTTATTATTTTGGCTGTATCCTCCGCATGCACCTTGGAATAATTCTTTCCACCTAGACCTAGTATTATCATACATGATAAGATGAATCCAGTGTCCTTTGCTTTTTTACAACTATCTACTATCATTTTAGACGTTGCACCTTTTGTCACTTTTTTAAGGACCGTATTATTGCCGCTCTCTATGCCTAGATAAACCATATCTAAACCTGCTTTTTTTAGAGATTCCAATTCATCATGCGATTTTTCCAATAAATTCTTAGGCATTGAGTAGCTTGATATCCGTTCCAAATGGTTAAATTTTTTTCGTATCGTCGAGAGAATATGAATCAATTTGATTGTTTCCAAGTTTAGTGCATCACCATCTGCCAAGAAGATCCGTTTGGTCTCTGGATAGTAATTAGCCATCAAATCAATTTCTTTATCAATTTCGTCAATAGATCGTTCGGAATACGCCTTTGTTCTGTACATATTACAAAACGAGCATTTGTTGAAGGAGCATCCTAATGTTACTTGAAAAATTAAAGATTGTGATTCAGAAGGTGGACGATATAAAGGATAATCATAAACTAGTTCCATCAGGTAAGATGAGATGAACCACAATAAATAACTTAAGTTCGATCAAATATTTAGGCCACACTTTCATACATGTTATTTTTTAGAAAGATAATACCAGAGATTTTGCAGTTCGAAAAACTAATTCTACTTCAATTTCTAAAGAATTTATCTGAAAAAGGCCTGTCAATATTAGGTATATTCTTAATCTGTATCATAGAGGAAGTGGTCATTTGGTCGCAATGATAAAGCATCCTCACTTTCAGACGGAAATAATACCAATTGCAATGTTTAATGAAATAATTTAAAAATCAATAAAGTACAAAAAGGGTTAAGGATAGACTGCTAATTTCCCTTGAACAAATTCATTAGCATATCCAATGGATTCTTGGATTCTGTTGCATTTGTGCTGTTTCCGCTAGTTGTAGCATTGTCTGCAGCTTGTCCAACTTCACTTGCTGTATCATTTGCTGCTTGGCTTGCACCTTCTGTTGCATTACCAGCTGCTTCACCAGTTTCATTTGCTGCTTGGCTTGCACCTTCTGTTGCATTACCAGCTGCTTCACCAGTTTCATCTACCGCTACATTTAAGCCTTCACCAGTTTCATTTGCTGCTCCACCTAAACCTTCTGTTGCATTACCAGCTGCTTCACCAGTTTCATTTGCTGCTCCGGTTAAACTTTCTGTTGCATTACCGAGACCTTCACCAGCTTCATCTAATACTCCACCTAGACTGTCACCAACTTGTTCACCCAAAGATTGAGCATTTACAGATTGTGCAAAATAATTTCCACCATTTCCGGCTAATAAAGAGATAATTCCTGCAAAAACGAACATCCCTGCTGCATATTTAATAAAATTCATTATAAAGTAATAGCATAGGGTTGTTTTTAAAATTTACATATAATATTTTTATAGAAAAATCTACAATTAGTAAATTATATCTCAATTATATCCGATTTTTTACTAGACTTTTGATATTAACTTGCAATCATTGAAAATAATATAAAGATAAACTCATTTATAAAAATTAATGAGGTTTGATCTCTCCAGGGGCAAAGAATTGAATCGCTATGCTAAGTATATAGAGCCCTACAAGAAATATTCCAAAACGAATGCCGATGTATCTTTTAAACATTGGAATCAATGCCACCACAGTGATTGAAGTAGCAAGCATCATCTGAAACCATAACATCTCACTATTAGGAATGGTAGTAAAGAACCCACCATGATACATTGCAGCTATAATTGCCACACCCAATAAGAGAGAATTATTTAGTATTTTTGAGCCAAGGACATTGGCAATAGCGATTGCAGCACCAGCAGCCCCCTTCCTGGCTAATATCATCATAGAAATTTTTTCGGGCATTTCTCCAGCAATAGGACTAATTATGACGGCCAAAACAATAGTGGATACTCCTATATCTTCAGAAAAGGTCTGAAGA includes:
- a CDS encoding pyridoxal-phosphate-dependent aminotransferase family protein; protein product: MEYLVMLPGPTNVPNRVMNAMLAPIINHRSEDFRILYRSIIEKTQKLFQTQGDIVLLSSSGTGAVEASVVNLIKKDDKVVIPVNGEFSTRLADLIDSWGGKSIRIESPFGENPPFEKFEQVFDEHKDIKAVYAVYNETSTGTTIRYMDKLGDLCSRKDCFFIADSVSILGGDELPVDKWNIDICLTASQKAIAAPPGVSPISVSSKAKKYIQENSAPILYFNLKRYFKYYQEHYETPFTPALPLCYAYDEALNLIFEEGLANRVERHKRCADAFYEGLGAMGLTPYAKLDARSNVVIAVNYLPGVDDKKFRDLLSNEFKILIAGGFGNLKGKVFRIGSMGEVSKYHVVRTLSAIESALRMMNFDVPSGAINKAISKL
- a CDS encoding M24 family metallopeptidase, producing MNQHNTRRQKLIRLINTQREKQENTNNMVMILDKPEDIFYFTGFWGEGILVIPETLSTKLIVPKLEYTRALRRSQDCDVISSERGKTLTDSLLNQLNENNVVFYNNNNYHIIKELGKKISKRNLVVDYNPVEKLREIKDAQEIDKIKKASNMIDRLFGVAINEIKVNRSEEEIQAILVYEAMKMGAKFPFYQFTSNPLIIASGSQASFPHAETSKRTIENDEFIVLDITLSYDHYVSDATRTFGIGRISNKMKSVYDIVKAAQENGIRRLSETDNFAVVDAACRDTIQKEGFGEYFIHSTGHGVGLEVHELPWIRPKITSRIQENMTITIEPGIYLENKFGVRIEDSLCIVKRKNAKIGQDFDALNFHSFDKELIIL
- a CDS encoding radical SAM protein, which codes for MELVYDYPLYRPPSESQSLIFQVTLGCSFNKCSFCNMYRTKAYSERSIDEIDKEIDLMANYYPETKRIFLADGDALNLETIKLIHILSTIRKKFNHLERISSYSMPKNLLEKSHDELESLKKAGLDMVYLGIESGNNTVLKKVTKGATSKMIVDSCKKAKDTGFILSCMIILGLGGKNYSKVHAEDTAKIINEIEPDYIGALTLYMEPGVEKEFYTKFKEPFIPLDDLDILDELNRLINGISVSYKLIFRANHASNVYSIGGTLPKDKQDILQKIGYLKEHPELLKPKMLRRF